One part of the Gemmatimonas sp. genome encodes these proteins:
- the bchL gene encoding ferredoxin:protochlorophyllide reductase (ATP-dependent) iron-sulfur ATP-binding protein, whose product MKLPIVDALGDGDGSLQVHLDENQKIEGALVIAVYGKGGIGKSTTSSNLSAAFSKLGKRVLQIGCDPKHDSTFTLTKKMVPTVIDVLESVDFHAEELRPEDFMFEGFNGVQCIEAGGPPAGTGCGGYVTGQTVKLLKEHHLLEDTDVVIFDVLGDVVCGGFAAPLQHAHYCLIVTANDFDSIFAMNRIIAAIQAKSKNYKVRLGGVVANRSRETNEIDRFNAAVGLKTMAHFQDVDAIRRSRLKKCTIFEMEPTEDVVQVQHEYLELARKMLEDVVPLPAAPLKDREIFDLLGFD is encoded by the coding sequence ATGAAACTCCCCATCGTGGACGCGCTCGGTGACGGCGACGGCTCCCTGCAGGTCCACCTGGACGAAAACCAGAAGATCGAGGGAGCGCTCGTCATTGCCGTGTATGGCAAGGGCGGCATCGGGAAGAGCACCACGTCGAGCAACCTGTCGGCGGCGTTCTCGAAGCTGGGCAAGCGCGTACTGCAGATCGGGTGCGACCCGAAGCACGACAGCACGTTCACGCTCACGAAGAAGATGGTGCCCACCGTCATCGACGTGCTCGAAAGCGTGGACTTTCATGCGGAGGAGCTGCGGCCGGAAGACTTCATGTTCGAGGGCTTCAACGGCGTGCAGTGCATCGAGGCCGGCGGTCCGCCGGCGGGGACGGGCTGCGGCGGGTACGTGACCGGCCAGACGGTGAAGCTGCTGAAGGAGCATCACCTGCTCGAGGACACCGACGTGGTGATCTTCGATGTGCTGGGCGACGTGGTGTGTGGCGGCTTTGCGGCACCGCTCCAGCACGCGCACTACTGCCTCATCGTCACGGCCAACGACTTCGACTCGATCTTTGCCATGAACCGCATCATTGCGGCCATTCAGGCGAAGTCCAAGAACTACAAGGTGCGACTGGGCGGCGTGGTCGCGAACCGCTCGCGCGAGACGAACGAGATCGACCGTTTCAACGCCGCGGTCGGCCTCAAGACCATGGCGCACTTTCAGGACGTGGACGCCATTCGTCGCAGCCGGCTCAAGAAGTGCACGATCTTCGAGATGGAGCCCACCGAGGACGTGGTGCAGGTACAGCACGAGTACCTCGAGCTCGCGCGCAAGATGCTCGAGGATGTGGTGCCGCTCCCTGCGGCACCGCTCAAGGATCGCGAAATCTTTGACCTCTTGGGATTCGACTGA